The [Bacillus] selenitireducens MLS10 genome includes a region encoding these proteins:
- a CDS encoding PTS lactose/cellobiose transporter subunit IIA has protein sequence MSEQTEQSLEEISFQIILHAGNARSDAMEGMAFAREGKFTQAHAKLRDAEASFVEAHHVQSALLHKEAGGEGVSPSVLLIHAQDHLMTAMTVKDLAQEIVHLHEKKA, from the coding sequence ATGAGCGAACAGACAGAGCAGTCCCTCGAAGAGATTTCGTTTCAAATTATCCTTCATGCAGGAAATGCGAGATCCGATGCGATGGAGGGCATGGCGTTCGCAAGAGAGGGGAAGTTTACGCAAGCCCATGCCAAACTGCGTGACGCGGAGGCTTCATTCGTTGAAGCACATCATGTCCAGTCTGCTCTCTTGCATAAGGAAGCCGGCGGTGAAGGGGTCTCTCCTTCTGTCCTGCTTATCCATGCGCAGGATCATCTGATGACGGCGATGACAGTCAAAGATCTGGCACAGGAAATCGTGCATCTTCACGAAAAGAAAGCTTAA